One window of Camelina sativa cultivar DH55 chromosome 4, Cs, whole genome shotgun sequence genomic DNA carries:
- the LOC104779491 gene encoding uncharacterized protein LOC104779491 (The sequence of the model RefSeq protein was modified relative to this genomic sequence to represent the inferred CDS: added 68 bases not found in genome assembly) — MNGNREEAERLLGIAEKLLESRDLNGSKEFAILAQETEPLLEGTDQILAVVDVLLSSASQNLVKNQPNWYEILQIEDPEQSSTDNDLIKKQYRRLALLLHPDKNRFPFADQAFKFVLDAWEVLSTPSKKSQFDRDLNLIFTKVDLNNQGRKKKTTVNEKMATFWTACPYCYSLHEYPRVYQEYCIRCQNCQRAFHAASIPQLPPLIPGKDEYYCCWGFFPMGFIGGKGGEAAAIANGVEAAKFPNWMPPVFSSGGVSAPTDHPNVNGGGYGTPAPVAHPSSSQVNFGGWSGGAGKRDNEAMRSNNNVGVNSDGTPKKRGRGRPKKNPENKLLLCKFGKFTLFHSRQIHSFPFSSTSQ, encoded by the exons TCTGAACGGTTCAAAAGAGTTTGCAATCTTAGCTCAAGAGACAGAGCCTCTCTTAGAAGGCACCGATCAAATACTCGCCGTCGTCGACGTCTTGCTCTCATCCGCGTCACAGAATCTCGTCAAAAACCAACCGAACTGGTACGAGATCCTCCAGATCGAAGATCCAGAACAATCTTCAACAGACAACGATCTAATCAAGAAACAATACCGCCGTCTCGCTCTTCTCCTCCACCCTGACAAAAACCGTTTCCCATTCGCCGATCAAGCTTTCAAATTCGTGCTCGATGCATGGGAAGTCCTGTCAACACCTTCAAAGAAATCTCAATTCGATCGAGATTTGAATCTCATCTTCACCAAAGTAGATCTCAATAATcaggggaggaagaagaaaacaacagtCAATGAGAAGATGGCTACGTTTTGGACGGCGTGTCCGTACTGTTACAGTCTCCATGAGTATCCTAGGGTTTATCAAGAGTACTGTATCAGATGCCAAAACTGCCAAAGAGCGTTTCACGCCGCGAGTATCCCTCAGCTGCCTCCGTTGATTCCTGGGAAAGATGAGTATTATTGTTGTTGGGGTTTTTTTCCCATGGGATTTATTGGTGGTAAAGGAGGTGAAGCCGCCGCCATTGCTAACGGAGTTGAGGCAGCCAAATTCCCTAATTGGATGCCTCCGGTTTTCTCATCCGGCGGCGTTTCAGCTCCGACAGATCATCCTAATGTTAATGGTGGCGGATACGGGACGCCAGCACCGGTTGCTCATCCGTCGTCTTCTCAGGTTAACTTTGGTGGATGGTCAGGTGGTGCGGGGAAGAGAGATAATGAGGCGATGAGGAGTAACAACAATGTTGGAGTTAATTCAGATGGAACGCCGAAGAAGAGAGGACGAGGAAGGCCCAAGAAGAATCCGG aaaacaaattattattgtGCAAATTTGGCAAATTCACTCTTTTCCATTCTCGGCAAATTCACTCTTTTCCATTCTCGTCAACTTCACAATAG